The proteins below are encoded in one region of Streptomyces sp. NBC_00490:
- a CDS encoding histidine phosphatase family protein, giving the protein MGDLFLVRHGETEWSRSGRHTGWTDVPLTERGRAEARGLVPLIRSHRIGAAFVSPLQRARETAELIGVPDARVDVDLREWDYGGYEGITTVEIQRTRPDWFLFTDGVAPGPPDRPGETPEQVGERADRVLAKVDAALANTEGVVLLVAHGHFLRVLTARRLGLPAAQGALFQLATGTVCRLGTEHGRPVVAGWNVRPDVRPPS; this is encoded by the coding sequence GTGGGTGACCTGTTTCTCGTCCGGCACGGTGAGACCGAGTGGTCGCGGTCCGGACGGCACACCGGATGGACGGACGTTCCGCTGACCGAGCGCGGGCGGGCGGAAGCGCGCGGCCTGGTGCCGCTGATCCGCTCGCACCGCATCGGCGCGGCCTTCGTCAGTCCGCTCCAGCGGGCCCGCGAGACGGCCGAGCTCATCGGGGTGCCCGACGCCCGGGTCGACGTCGACCTGCGGGAGTGGGACTACGGCGGCTACGAGGGGATCACCACCGTCGAGATCCAGCGCACCCGGCCGGACTGGTTCCTGTTCACGGACGGGGTCGCACCGGGACCGCCGGACCGTCCCGGGGAGACGCCGGAACAGGTCGGTGAGCGCGCCGACCGGGTGCTGGCCAAGGTGGACGCGGCCCTCGCCAACACCGAGGGCGTGGTGCTGCTGGTCGCCCACGGGCACTTCCTGCGCGTGCTCACGGCGCGCCGGCTCGGGTTGCCGGCGGCCCAGGGCGCGCTGTTCCAGCTGGCGACGGGGACGGTGTGCCGACTGGGCACGGAGCACGGGCGGCCGGTGGTGGCGGGATGGAATGTCAGACCCGATGTCAGACCCCCGTCGTAG
- a CDS encoding serine hydrolase domain-containing protein, which yields MSYDVQGTVADGFEGVREEFAAFVAEETHDPGAQLAAYVGGRQVVDLWAGEDTSGSSLTSLYSITKGAAHLVVALLVQEGVLDLDREVASYWPEFAAEGKDRLTLRELLEHRSGVVGVDSGFTTRELADDRLIAARLAGQKPLWEPGTAYGYHAFVIGALTGEVVRRVTGRSVQELYEERIRAPYGIDFHLGLPEELEPRWREVLPLEPTAEQLAALRERAAEPDSIPGVAMNANAPERTDIVAFGNTRAVRVLGPASSGGVGNARGVARMYAAAIGTVDGRPPLLTRETVAAFGGRRTPGTDLVTGQSGHFGLGFEYLTRLYPFLGEDTIGHSGATGSLGFADPASGVAYAYTRRRFAFPSGEGASPENGRLAESVVRAARAA from the coding sequence ATGTCGTACGACGTGCAGGGCACCGTGGCCGACGGCTTCGAGGGCGTGCGCGAGGAGTTCGCCGCCTTCGTCGCCGAGGAGACGCACGACCCGGGCGCACAGCTGGCGGCGTACGTGGGCGGCCGGCAGGTGGTCGACCTGTGGGCCGGGGAGGACACCAGCGGCTCCTCGCTGACCAGCCTGTACTCCATCACCAAGGGTGCCGCGCATCTGGTCGTGGCGCTGCTGGTGCAGGAGGGTGTCCTCGACCTTGACCGTGAAGTGGCCTCCTACTGGCCCGAGTTCGCTGCCGAGGGCAAGGACCGACTCACGTTGCGGGAGCTGTTGGAGCACCGGTCGGGTGTGGTCGGCGTGGACAGCGGCTTCACCACGCGGGAGTTGGCCGACGACCGGCTGATCGCCGCGCGGCTGGCCGGACAGAAGCCGCTGTGGGAGCCGGGGACCGCGTACGGCTACCACGCCTTCGTCATCGGCGCGCTCACCGGAGAGGTGGTGCGGCGGGTCACCGGGCGGTCGGTCCAGGAGCTGTACGAGGAGCGCATCCGGGCGCCGTACGGGATCGACTTCCACCTCGGGCTGCCCGAGGAGTTGGAGCCACGGTGGCGGGAGGTGCTGCCGCTGGAACCCACAGCGGAGCAGCTCGCGGCACTGCGGGAGCGGGCGGCCGAGCCCGACAGCATCCCGGGCGTCGCCATGAACGCGAACGCGCCCGAGCGGACCGACATCGTGGCCTTCGGCAACACCCGCGCCGTACGGGTGCTCGGTCCCGCCTCCTCGGGCGGGGTGGGCAACGCGCGCGGGGTGGCCCGGATGTACGCCGCCGCGATCGGCACGGTGGACGGGCGGCCGCCGCTGCTCACCCGGGAGACGGTCGCCGCGTTCGGGGGCCGGCGGACACCGGGGACGGATCTGGTGACCGGGCAGTCGGGCCACTTCGGACTCGGATTCGAGTATCTGACCAGGCTGTACCCGTTCCTCGGCGAGGACACGATCGGGCACAGCGGCGCGACGGGCTCGCTGGGCTTCGCCGACCCGGCGAGCGGCGTGGCGTACGCCTACACGCGGCGCCGTTTCGCGTTCCCTTCCGGCGAGGGCGCCTCCCCCGAGAACGGCCGTCTGGCCGAGTCCGTCGTGCGGGCCGCCCGCGCGGCGTGA